Within the Erpetoichthys calabaricus chromosome 1, fErpCal1.3, whole genome shotgun sequence genome, the region agcgtaaaagatcagtgtctttatctggtactttaacttggtagaacatcgacttaatgtctgccattaatgctactggctcctttctgaatcttgtaaggacgccaataAGCGTGTTAGTTAGGTCAGAGCCTTTTAATGATTGTTCGTTAAGTGAAGTCTcctggtaggtggcagtgcagtcaaagaccactcaaatcttatttttctttggatgatacacaccatgatgtgggatgtaccacattctgccttcattgcaattcaggCTTTTTTTGGGTACTTTGACAGCGTAACCCTTttcaataatgtctttcatgaaggtattatagtctccgtggaaacctgaatttttgctcagttttcttttgagtccaataaTACAATGTTCAGCATTTTAAGTGTTTcgtccttcaaaggcaaatttaaacaatagtgaccacctaccagtctcgcagattctgaggctatgtgcatgaacttgatgtcctcctgtgacatttccgCTTTCTCTTCACAGCtgcgctctggaaaatctgtgttatactgttgcagcagcATATCTTCAATTTCTGTTATTGACACATGATAGATTGAATATTTGGGCAgtttaccactttgttttgtgaggtcatctatctctttgtatggtccaccaacctCCCATCCAAGTGTAGTCTTCATAGCATGAGGTCCACCTTCTTGGCTAGGTATAGTTTGCAACTGCTTGAAGATTCCTGGGTacttgattcctattaaaagatcaacttcagagtcaatagacatacctctttaagatatgcccacttatcgatatcttctttTAGTGGAATACTTTCTCTgttcactggaatggagacctgcgTGAAGACTTTtgacaaatcaatatattcatcattattgagaccacagacttgcaaatctgataagacagaacattgggttagcatttttgaatcatcatcataattactcatagttttgaggaatacttgtgttcttctcccttgaaggtttaattgtctctggagctTTTCAGTGccaattgttactgtactgctgAGATCTATAAAGGCACATGTTTCCACATACCTTTCACTTTTCTTGAATTTTACCTTAACGGGAACCACGTACAGCACGCACTCTTCACCGGCCCCAGT harbors:
- the LOC127528883 gene encoding uncharacterized protein LOC127528883, which gives rise to MKCQTCSFQHPDILHIKKEVGVTPMAIASMETPAERETETGTCTFTGAGEECVLYVVPVKVKFKKSERYVETCAFIDLSSTVTIGTEKLQRQLNLQGRRTQVFLKTMSNYDDDSKMLTQCSVLSDLQVCGLNNDEYIDLSKVFTQVSIPVNRESIPLKEDIDKWAYLKEKLKICCCNSITQIFQSAAVKRKRKCHRRTSSSCT